One region of Nitrospira sp. genomic DNA includes:
- a CDS encoding M1 family metallopeptidase encodes MKPHDPYRLPRHVIPSHYDLRIEPDLQAYSFTGHEVVTLTVTEPTTEIILNATELEVSTATLSGEKTSPRTGTVRMDEEHQRCHLSFPSVIQPGAWKLNLAFRGTLNDKLRGFYRSSYKDEQGNSHSLAATQFEATDARRAFPCWDEPQFKAVFAVTLAIDPALTAISNTRIVDDRQEGGKRVLRFADSMKMSTYLVAFIVGKLDATAPTMARQTPVRLWSVPGKQHLTPFGQEIAVYSLNFLADYYGIPYPGDKLDLIAIPDFASGAMENLGAITFRETALLLDQRTATHAEQGRIADVVAHENAHMWFGDLVTMAWWNGLWLNEAFATFMEMLVVDAWKPEWERWTAFGVSRAAALSVDGLLSTRPIEFPVRAPKEAEAMFDVLTYEKGASVLRMLEQHIGPTVFRDGVRHYLTTHAYANAETTDLWVSLAHASQQNVPALMNEWIFSPGYPLLSLAVDSSSTLTLTQRRFTYAEDSAAASSEAPAQLWQVPIQLRIHTARGAETRRVLLSDRENRIPLPKDWTAVLANEGGHGFYRVRYSTELLSGLQQTGHQTMAPVERFNLLNDTWAATIAGMVSPADYLSLTEHFRGEQDPHVWAVMLGSFSTMNHMLSEEDRPLLAAVVRNRLTPTFQNLGWTPRADERDLVKELRGDMIRALGTLGRDQTVQAQALEAYTALQQQTRPIDPNVIPALVSILAFTGDAARYEEFLNRFHKASTPQEERRYLFSLAAFRIPDLLERTLAKTLTDEIRTQDAPFLVSSLLHNVYVREKAWEFVKTNWERMDRQFPKSGLRRMCGGITGLSTPELERDVRAFFTSRKIDLGGKTLEQYLEQLHIAVRFRERDRDAIRAVLARAAM; translated from the coding sequence ATGAAGCCTCACGATCCATACAGACTCCCGCGCCATGTCATTCCGTCTCACTACGACTTGCGTATCGAGCCCGACCTCCAGGCATACTCATTCACCGGCCACGAGGTCGTCACACTGACGGTGACCGAACCGACGACTGAGATCATCCTGAATGCGACCGAATTGGAGGTCTCGACGGCGACCTTGTCCGGCGAAAAAACGTCCCCGCGCACCGGAACCGTGCGGATGGACGAGGAGCATCAGCGATGCCACCTCTCCTTCCCGTCAGTCATTCAACCCGGCGCCTGGAAATTGAACCTGGCCTTTCGCGGCACACTGAACGATAAATTACGCGGGTTCTATCGCAGCAGCTACAAGGATGAACAGGGCAATTCACACAGTCTGGCCGCGACCCAGTTCGAAGCGACCGACGCACGGCGGGCGTTTCCCTGTTGGGACGAACCCCAGTTCAAAGCCGTCTTCGCCGTCACTCTGGCAATCGATCCCGCACTGACCGCCATCTCGAATACCCGGATCGTGGACGATCGGCAAGAAGGCGGGAAGCGGGTGCTGCGCTTCGCCGACTCCATGAAGATGTCCACGTATCTCGTGGCCTTCATCGTCGGGAAACTCGACGCCACAGCTCCCACCATGGCCCGGCAGACCCCGGTCCGCCTCTGGTCCGTGCCCGGCAAACAACACCTGACCCCGTTCGGTCAGGAAATCGCCGTCTACTCGCTCAATTTCCTCGCCGACTACTACGGCATTCCCTATCCGGGCGACAAGCTGGATCTCATCGCCATCCCAGACTTCGCGTCCGGAGCGATGGAAAATCTGGGTGCGATCACGTTCCGTGAAACTGCCCTTCTGCTGGACCAGCGCACGGCCACACATGCGGAGCAGGGACGAATCGCGGACGTGGTCGCGCACGAGAATGCCCACATGTGGTTCGGCGACCTCGTGACCATGGCCTGGTGGAACGGGCTCTGGCTCAACGAGGCCTTTGCCACTTTCATGGAAATGCTGGTGGTGGATGCCTGGAAACCGGAGTGGGAACGCTGGACAGCCTTTGGCGTCTCACGCGCTGCCGCTCTGTCGGTCGACGGCCTGCTGAGCACGAGGCCGATTGAGTTCCCCGTGCGCGCGCCCAAAGAAGCCGAAGCCATGTTCGACGTGCTGACCTATGAAAAGGGAGCCTCCGTCCTGCGCATGCTGGAACAGCATATCGGTCCGACGGTATTCAGAGACGGCGTCCGCCACTATTTGACGACGCATGCCTACGCCAACGCAGAGACGACCGACCTGTGGGTCTCGCTCGCGCATGCCTCACAACAGAATGTTCCGGCACTCATGAACGAATGGATCTTCTCGCCGGGATATCCCTTACTCTCGCTTGCCGTCGACTCTTCCTCCACCCTGACACTCACGCAACGTCGCTTCACATATGCCGAAGACTCTGCGGCGGCATCCTCCGAAGCACCGGCGCAACTCTGGCAGGTCCCGATTCAGTTGCGCATCCACACCGCGAGGGGGGCTGAAACCCGGCGTGTGCTGCTCAGCGATCGGGAGAACCGTATCCCGCTCCCGAAGGATTGGACAGCAGTGCTGGCGAACGAGGGCGGGCACGGATTCTATCGCGTTCGATACAGCACCGAGCTCCTCAGCGGTCTGCAACAGACGGGGCATCAGACCATGGCTCCCGTGGAACGGTTTAATCTCCTGAACGACACCTGGGCCGCCACCATCGCCGGCATGGTGTCACCCGCCGACTATCTCAGTTTGACGGAACATTTCCGTGGCGAACAGGACCCGCATGTCTGGGCGGTGATGCTAGGCTCGTTCTCCACCATGAATCACATGCTGAGCGAGGAGGATCGACCGCTGTTGGCTGCCGTTGTGCGCAATCGCCTGACTCCCACATTCCAAAATCTGGGATGGACACCGCGTGCAGACGAGCGCGATCTTGTCAAAGAGCTGCGCGGTGACATGATTCGCGCCTTGGGCACATTAGGTCGCGACCAGACGGTGCAAGCCCAGGCGTTGGAAGCCTATACCGCGCTGCAGCAGCAGACTCGACCGATCGACCCCAATGTGATCCCGGCGCTCGTTTCCATTCTAGCCTTCACAGGCGACGCGGCTCGCTACGAGGAATTTCTCAACCGCTTCCACAAGGCCTCCACCCCGCAGGAAGAGCGTCGCTATCTCTTTTCACTCGCGGCCTTCCGGATACCCGACCTGCTTGAGCGCACCCTTGCAAAAACCCTGACCGACGAGATCCGCACCCAAGATGCGCCCTTCCTCGTCAGCAGCCTGTTGCACAATGTGTACGTTCGTGAAAAAGCCTGGGAGTTTGTGAAGACCAATTGGGAGCGCATGGACCGGCAGTTTCCCAAGAGCGGCCTGCGCCGCATGTGCGGAGGGATCACCGGTCTTTCGACTCCGGAATTGGAGCGGGACGTCCGAGCGTTCTTCACATCCCGAAAGATCGACCTGGGGGGGAAGACTCTGGAGCAGTATCTGGAGCAGCTGCACATCGCCGTGCGATTCCGTGAACGCGACCGCGACGCCATTCGCGCCGTACTGGCACGCGCCGCGATGTAG
- a CDS encoding FtsX-like permease family protein, whose amino-acid sequence MIPFWLMMAWRELRSAWRHFLYFLGCIALGVGAVVGVSLFSANVERAVLKEARGLLGGDLEIRLSRPVGAAGSAVLQGLTERGILRTRVSELVAMVARVDRAQGAADVTQLVELKAIESGYPLYGIVRVEPDRPLMELLRPTGNSCRETCRGAVVQESLLIRLGLVVGDAIKIGQASFLITGVIHTEPDRMANMFSLGPRVLISQDGLVAADLVKPGSRLRERHLLKLPTAMALSPLLYELRGRLSAESARVSSYRDAQPQLKQFLDQLARYLGLVGLTALFVGGIGVALSIQAFVREKLQSIAILKTLGADTKTIIYSYLGQAVGLGLLGSAVGIGIGLLLQAVLPQAVSTLLATDVLQQVEFTSVLSWTALAPLSKGLGLGVLATLLFSLWPLLTIRAIKPAVIFRREVEEAIRSGVRPETSAWRRGIRVVTADPVRAVTASGIGLGLAGLSVWQAGSLTIGGLFIGGLLVAVVALTVTAKALLLGIGALPSPRALSLRQALGNIQRPGGQTLGVMVSIGVGVMVILAIALLEQALVRQVGENRPNDSPTFFFVDIQPDQAEGFSALIHRRTGDVAPDLTPLVRSRLHAINGHTVTAERESEQEDQPSQSREEKRKNWYVNREYVLTFLERLPKDNKIIKGAWWKPGQVHARPQVSVEEEAAKSLGIDVGTILDLNIQGTIMRAEVSSIRKVEWGNFSTNFYMIFSPGALDGAPMTYVATVRVSLQDEVALQSAVVAAFPNVTAINIGEVLSSFARVLDRLSLAIRAVALFCLLAGALVMAAALAATRYRRLYEAVILKALGATRALIARSFAAEYAVLGCVAGVIGVALASLFSWAILRYILELPWSLEPSLLGIGLGCTVLLTLVVGFLSTYRLLGQPPLTVLRHE is encoded by the coding sequence ATGATTCCCTTCTGGCTCATGATGGCCTGGCGGGAACTACGTTCGGCCTGGCGGCACTTTCTGTACTTCCTCGGCTGCATTGCCCTGGGAGTCGGGGCCGTGGTCGGGGTCTCACTCTTTTCAGCCAATGTTGAGCGGGCCGTCCTGAAGGAAGCGCGCGGCCTGCTGGGCGGAGACCTGGAGATTCGCCTGTCCAGACCCGTGGGTGCGGCAGGCTCGGCCGTGCTTCAAGGGCTCACAGAGCGCGGGATTCTGCGCACACGAGTGAGTGAATTGGTTGCGATGGTGGCACGAGTTGATCGCGCACAAGGCGCGGCAGATGTGACGCAACTGGTCGAATTGAAAGCCATCGAATCGGGTTATCCCCTCTATGGAATTGTCCGGGTTGAGCCTGACCGGCCGCTGATGGAACTGCTTCGGCCGACCGGAAATAGTTGTCGGGAGACCTGCCGCGGGGCAGTGGTTCAGGAAAGCCTCCTGATTCGATTGGGGTTGGTCGTGGGCGATGCGATCAAAATCGGACAGGCGTCATTCCTGATTACCGGCGTCATTCATACCGAGCCGGATCGAATGGCGAATATGTTCAGCCTGGGGCCGCGCGTGCTGATTTCCCAAGACGGTCTCGTAGCAGCCGACCTCGTCAAACCCGGAAGTCGCCTTCGCGAACGGCATCTCCTCAAGTTACCCACTGCCATGGCCCTGTCCCCGCTGCTCTATGAGCTCCGGGGGCGCCTTTCCGCGGAGTCCGCACGGGTGTCTTCCTATCGGGATGCTCAGCCACAGCTCAAGCAGTTTCTCGACCAGCTGGCCCGGTACTTGGGGCTAGTGGGATTGACGGCGTTGTTTGTCGGTGGGATTGGCGTGGCCTTGTCGATTCAAGCGTTCGTTCGGGAAAAACTCCAATCGATTGCGATCCTCAAGACATTGGGCGCCGACACGAAGACCATCATCTATTCGTATCTGGGACAAGCAGTCGGATTGGGATTGCTGGGCAGCGCGGTCGGTATTGGAATAGGGCTCCTGTTGCAGGCCGTGTTGCCGCAGGCGGTCTCCACCTTGCTTGCGACGGATGTTCTGCAGCAGGTTGAGTTCACGTCCGTGCTGTCTTGGACGGCGTTGGCACCGCTCTCGAAGGGCTTGGGCCTGGGGGTGTTGGCCACACTTTTGTTCAGTCTGTGGCCGCTCCTGACGATTCGAGCCATCAAGCCTGCGGTCATTTTTAGGCGTGAAGTGGAGGAGGCAATCCGTTCCGGTGTTCGGCCTGAGACCTCGGCGTGGCGCCGCGGGATACGGGTCGTCACGGCGGATCCTGTTCGTGCCGTCACGGCGTCCGGCATTGGGCTTGGTTTGGCGGGTCTCTCGGTGTGGCAGGCCGGATCTCTGACGATCGGGGGGCTTTTTATCGGCGGCCTCCTAGTCGCTGTAGTGGCGTTAACCGTCACCGCGAAAGCACTTCTTCTCGGGATAGGTGCGTTACCCAGCCCGCGCGCGCTTTCTCTGCGCCAGGCACTCGGCAACATTCAACGTCCCGGAGGCCAAACCCTGGGGGTGATGGTCTCCATCGGTGTCGGAGTCATGGTGATTCTCGCGATTGCATTGCTGGAACAGGCCTTGGTGCGTCAGGTCGGCGAGAATCGACCGAACGATTCACCGACGTTCTTTTTTGTCGATATACAACCCGATCAGGCTGAGGGCTTTTCCGCCTTGATTCATCGGCGCACCGGCGATGTGGCTCCTGATCTGACTCCGCTGGTGCGGTCTCGATTGCATGCGATCAATGGCCACACGGTCACGGCTGAGCGGGAGTCCGAACAGGAAGACCAGCCCAGTCAGTCGCGAGAGGAGAAGCGGAAGAACTGGTATGTGAATCGTGAGTACGTGCTGACCTTTCTCGAACGGTTGCCTAAAGACAATAAGATTATCAAAGGCGCCTGGTGGAAGCCGGGGCAGGTCCATGCGCGACCGCAGGTGTCCGTCGAAGAGGAAGCGGCAAAGAGTCTCGGGATTGATGTGGGTACCATCCTGGACCTCAATATCCAGGGGACGATCATGCGGGCTGAGGTGAGCAGTATCAGAAAGGTCGAGTGGGGAAATTTCTCCACGAATTTCTATATGATTTTTTCGCCGGGAGCATTGGACGGGGCGCCGATGACCTATGTCGCGACGGTGCGGGTGTCCCTGCAGGATGAGGTGGCGCTGCAATCGGCCGTGGTGGCCGCGTTCCCCAATGTGACGGCGATCAACATCGGCGAGGTGTTAAGCAGCTTCGCCCGGGTTCTCGACCGGCTGTCCCTGGCCATCCGAGCGGTGGCGCTGTTTTGTCTGTTGGCCGGGGCACTCGTCATGGCGGCGGCTCTGGCGGCTACGCGGTATCGTCGTCTCTATGAGGCCGTGATTCTCAAGGCTCTCGGCGCGACCCGTGCGTTAATTGCCCGGTCGTTTGCCGCGGAATATGCAGTGCTGGGATGCGTGGCGGGGGTAATCGGCGTCGCCCTGGCCAGCCTCTTTTCGTGGGCGATTCTGCGCTATATTTTGGAGTTGCCTTGGTCGCTGGAACCGTCGTTGCTGGGCATTGGGCTGGGCTGCACCGTGTTGCTCACCCTGGTCGTGGGATTCCTCAGTACGTACCGTCTGCTCGGGCAGCCTCCGTTGACTGTGCTCCGGCACGAGTGA
- a CDS encoding ABC transporter ATP-binding protein, translated as MIATQHVTMQLAAGGQTVTILDDVTIDIPEKQTVAIIGPSGSGKSTLLGLIAGLDRPTSGTIWLNGVEITALGEQAMARLRLANVGYIFQSFHLIPTLTALENVSIPLELAGDSQAPRRAEELLHAVGLGHRMSHYPVQLSGGEQQRVAVARAFACRPPILLADEPTGNLDSSTGQQVIELIMALHRDAGTTLVLVTHDQHLAASMERVITLRDGRVASDQLASLHHRMPDLEP; from the coding sequence ATGATTGCTACTCAGCATGTGACGATGCAGTTGGCCGCAGGCGGTCAGACGGTGACCATTCTTGACGATGTCACGATAGACATTCCGGAAAAACAAACGGTAGCGATTATCGGGCCTTCCGGGAGCGGTAAGTCCACGCTCTTAGGCCTGATTGCGGGGCTCGACCGACCGACATCTGGAACTATTTGGTTGAACGGGGTCGAGATCACGGCGCTCGGTGAACAGGCGATGGCGCGACTGCGCTTGGCCAATGTCGGGTATATCTTTCAATCGTTTCATCTCATTCCAACGCTCACGGCGCTGGAAAATGTGTCGATACCGCTTGAACTCGCGGGCGACTCTCAGGCCCCGAGGCGAGCGGAGGAATTGCTGCACGCGGTGGGGTTAGGACATCGGATGTCGCACTATCCGGTTCAGCTGTCTGGAGGAGAGCAACAACGGGTCGCAGTGGCGCGTGCGTTTGCCTGTCGCCCGCCGATTCTGTTGGCCGATGAGCCGACCGGCAATCTCGACTCCTCCACAGGGCAGCAGGTGATCGAATTGATCATGGCCTTGCACCGCGATGCCGGGACGACCCTGGTCCTGGTCACCCACGACCAGCACCTGGCCGCTTCCATGGAACGGGTGATCACGCTCCGGGATGGGCGTGTGGCCTCCGATCAGCTGGCGTCACTCCACCATAGGATGCCTGATCTCGAACCATGA
- a CDS encoding arylesterase, with product MLTCSELLKSIARLGTACLMAWVLSGLSGCDQSNTSTVPSSSDGLVSATPPSAEHTPPRESIPATPTPPPDDRPRIIAFGDSLTAGLGVTPEQSYPTQLQKQLDALGYRYQVLNAGVSGDTSAGGLRRVSWVLAGKPRVVILELGGNDGLRGLGLPETRSHLDAIIRQFKDAHVRVILAGMKLPPNYGEEYTARFEAIYRDLARLHGLPLIPFLLEGVGGEKALNQADGIHPTGEGYRIVVENVLRSLLPVLKDASTNNSSAKKKQA from the coding sequence ATGCTGACCTGCTCGGAGCTTTTGAAGTCTATCGCGCGCCTGGGAACGGCTTGCCTCATGGCATGGGTCCTCAGCGGACTATCAGGATGCGATCAGTCGAATACATCCACTGTTCCGTCCTCGTCCGACGGCCTTGTCTCCGCCACTCCTCCATCCGCCGAACACACGCCCCCGCGCGAATCGATTCCGGCCACGCCGACCCCGCCTCCTGATGATCGACCCCGCATCATCGCGTTTGGAGACAGCTTGACTGCCGGACTTGGAGTCACCCCGGAGCAGTCTTACCCGACCCAGCTTCAGAAACAACTCGACGCCTTAGGCTATCGCTATCAAGTGCTCAATGCAGGGGTCAGCGGGGATACGTCAGCAGGAGGACTCCGCCGTGTATCCTGGGTCCTTGCCGGCAAGCCGCGGGTGGTGATTCTTGAGTTGGGTGGGAATGACGGACTGCGCGGCCTCGGGTTGCCTGAAACCCGGTCACACCTCGACGCGATCATCCGACAGTTCAAGGATGCTCACGTACGAGTGATCTTAGCGGGAATGAAGCTCCCCCCAAATTACGGCGAAGAATACACCGCTCGATTCGAAGCCATATATCGGGATCTCGCGCGGCTCCATGGGCTTCCACTTATCCCATTTCTACTGGAGGGAGTAGGAGGGGAAAAGGCCCTCAATCAAGCTGACGGTATCCACCCGACGGGGGAAGGGTATCGTATCGTGGTCGAGAACGTCCTCCGGAGCCTGCTTCCTGTGTTGAAGGACGCATCCACCAACAACTCGTCAGCGAAAAAGAAGCAGGCGTGA
- a CDS encoding ChaN family lipoprotein, with translation MTTFTPSFVRKTRPVSGRLLALLGLILMMFGCQAKDRSAIVTHQAWDVWAVGQVVDARTGLAVPMQPWLEGLAAYDVIYLGEEHHNRSHIDAALAVLRTLMSHGRRPWLAMEMFGWDGQPALDRYLRSEKIVRSEFLEQVLWKQNWGGAFEDYEPLAQFAKDQHLPLLAMNPPKSLIRQVVKQGLIQAKEQPEWRQWGMEGEDIVDAPAYRSRILSQLQDCHGGGSPEDYQTMYEASMVRDEGMAKTLAAALKQRRVEASPAQGPLLSYTGGGHVQFRLPVPDRVARRVPEGLKQVTVYMATFERERAVELHQAMQEGIADYVWLTPQGAQGPPRRCR, from the coding sequence ATGACTACATTCACTCCATCGTTTGTCCGGAAGACTCGCCCAGTCTCGGGACGGTTGCTGGCCCTGCTGGGTCTTATCTTGATGATGTTCGGCTGCCAGGCGAAAGATCGCTCAGCGATTGTCACCCATCAGGCCTGGGACGTATGGGCGGTGGGCCAGGTGGTGGATGCCAGGACCGGTCTCGCGGTACCGATGCAGCCGTGGCTGGAGGGACTGGCCGCATACGATGTGATCTACCTGGGAGAAGAGCATCACAATCGATCGCATATTGACGCGGCGTTGGCGGTGTTGCGCACCCTTATGAGCCACGGTCGTCGACCGTGGCTCGCGATGGAAATGTTCGGGTGGGACGGTCAGCCGGCACTCGATCGCTATCTGCGTTCGGAAAAGATTGTTCGCTCCGAGTTCCTGGAGCAAGTCTTGTGGAAGCAGAATTGGGGCGGCGCGTTTGAAGATTACGAGCCCTTGGCGCAGTTCGCGAAAGATCAACATCTTCCGCTTCTGGCAATGAATCCCCCGAAGAGTCTGATCCGGCAGGTGGTCAAGCAGGGTTTGATCCAAGCCAAGGAACAGCCCGAGTGGCGTCAATGGGGCATGGAGGGGGAGGACATCGTGGATGCGCCTGCCTACCGGTCCCGGATTTTATCTCAACTCCAGGACTGCCACGGCGGTGGCTCCCCCGAGGACTATCAGACCATGTACGAAGCCTCTATGGTCAGAGACGAGGGGATGGCGAAGACCCTGGCCGCAGCGCTGAAGCAACGACGTGTCGAGGCCAGCCCTGCTCAGGGCCCCCTGCTCAGTTATACGGGCGGCGGCCATGTGCAATTTCGGCTACCGGTTCCGGATCGGGTGGCTCGACGGGTTCCGGAAGGGCTCAAGCAGGTCACGGTCTATATGGCCACATTCGAGCGAGAGCGGGCTGTGGAGCTGCATCAGGCCATGCAAGAAGGGATTGCCGACTATGTGTGGCTGACCCCCCAGGGGGCTCAAGGACCCCCTCGACGCTGCCGATAA
- a CDS encoding MoxR family ATPase, with product MLDFWHHVPGAGRNPRQIHPIVNSSQSIKSLQDNIAQVIKGKPRVIEMAVVCLLARGHLLIEDVPGVGKTTLAHSLARSLDCSFKRIQFTSDLLPSDIVGISMFNRQKQAFEFMPGPLFANIVLADEINRTTPKTQSSLLEAMSESQISVDNQTYPLQQPFMVIATQNPAEYHGTFPLPESQLDRFLMRLRIGYPTPDEEKKVLDRPQLLHPADEIQPVLSAQHIVDLQAQAEKVRMEDSLMDYLLAIVFATRHNELLSLGVSTRGALALCRAAKALALVRDRTYCLPEDIKELAPTVLSHRVMLSRSRGMRTNTVEQTERVIQDILETVPVPV from the coding sequence TTGTTAGACTTCTGGCATCACGTCCCTGGTGCCGGCCGTAACCCACGTCAGATACATCCCATCGTGAATTCTTCTCAATCTATCAAATCGTTACAAGACAATATCGCGCAGGTCATCAAAGGGAAACCACGGGTGATCGAAATGGCCGTTGTCTGCCTGCTGGCACGCGGGCACCTCCTGATCGAGGACGTACCCGGCGTCGGGAAGACCACATTGGCCCATAGCCTCGCGCGTTCCCTGGATTGCTCCTTCAAACGTATTCAATTCACCAGCGACCTCTTGCCCTCCGATATCGTCGGCATTTCCATGTTCAACCGCCAGAAACAAGCGTTTGAGTTCATGCCGGGCCCACTGTTTGCCAACATTGTCCTGGCCGACGAAATCAACCGCACCACGCCGAAGACTCAAAGCAGCCTCCTCGAAGCGATGAGCGAATCCCAGATTTCCGTCGACAACCAAACCTATCCGCTCCAGCAGCCGTTTATGGTCATCGCCACACAAAACCCGGCGGAATATCACGGCACCTTCCCGCTTCCCGAATCGCAGCTCGACCGATTCCTGATGCGACTTCGCATCGGCTACCCGACTCCGGATGAGGAAAAGAAAGTGCTGGATCGCCCCCAGCTGCTGCACCCGGCCGACGAAATTCAACCGGTACTGAGCGCGCAGCATATCGTCGATCTTCAAGCGCAGGCGGAAAAGGTCCGGATGGAAGACAGCCTGATGGACTATCTCCTCGCCATCGTGTTCGCCACCAGGCACAACGAACTGCTGTCGTTAGGCGTGAGTACCCGGGGCGCCCTTGCACTGTGCAGAGCGGCGAAAGCCCTGGCTCTGGTGCGCGACCGGACCTATTGCCTCCCCGAAGACATTAAAGAGCTTGCGCCGACCGTCCTCTCGCACCGTGTCATGCTCAGTCGGTCCCGGGGGATGCGCACGAACACCGTCGAACAGACGGAACGGGTCATTCAAGACATCCTTGAAACAGTCCCGGTTCCCGTATAA
- a CDS encoding DUF58 domain-containing protein, giving the protein MATNDFQALFRRLFRDRTIRVTTEGVRFLLLTLAVGIAAVNTGNNLFYLLLAMMLSLVVLSGLLSEQCVRRLDLHRHLPDYLFVNQPTTATLRVVNHKSRLPSVSLRLLDVVAGKDLDRGIHITHLAPAASTLCSYPLLVRQRGHYRLEGVRIVTPFPFGLFYKKSFYPLEATLIVCPEIIPLPPLHLLELNALGQDFARARRGPGNSLYNLREFRPGDDSRAIHWMTTARTSKLMLKETEAEDRRSITLVISTVAPDEAENSFERGLSIGASLIDHFLRDGYQVRLILGDQQALLACGTDQALHLFHALALCERRPTETGAAIRHSMARALAEVHEGPTILLSPWTDPARNEEVPSVDYIVSPQSHRELFDDAGSSLSA; this is encoded by the coding sequence GTGGCAACCAACGACTTCCAGGCTCTATTCCGCCGACTGTTCCGGGATCGCACCATCCGGGTGACAACGGAAGGCGTCCGCTTTCTGTTGCTGACCCTGGCCGTCGGGATCGCCGCCGTCAACACCGGCAATAATCTGTTCTACCTCCTGCTGGCCATGATGCTGAGCCTGGTCGTGCTGTCCGGGTTGCTGTCTGAACAATGTGTGCGGCGACTGGATCTCCATCGGCACCTCCCGGACTACCTCTTCGTCAATCAGCCGACCACCGCCACGCTTCGAGTCGTCAATCACAAATCACGTCTCCCGAGTGTCTCGTTACGCCTCCTCGATGTCGTTGCCGGAAAAGATCTCGATCGGGGAATTCATATCACGCACCTCGCGCCTGCCGCCTCCACCCTCTGCTCGTACCCGCTACTCGTGCGGCAGCGTGGGCACTACCGGCTCGAAGGAGTCCGGATCGTGACCCCGTTTCCATTCGGCCTGTTTTACAAGAAGTCCTTCTATCCACTCGAAGCCACGCTGATCGTCTGTCCGGAAATCATTCCCCTTCCGCCACTGCACCTGCTGGAACTGAATGCCCTGGGGCAGGATTTCGCGCGGGCCCGGCGCGGGCCGGGGAACTCACTGTACAACTTGCGCGAATTCAGGCCGGGGGACGATTCCCGCGCCATTCATTGGATGACCACAGCCCGCACCTCGAAGTTAATGCTCAAGGAAACCGAGGCGGAGGATAGGCGGTCGATCACGTTGGTTATCTCGACCGTTGCGCCGGACGAGGCGGAGAACAGCTTCGAACGGGGACTCTCGATCGGCGCCTCCCTCATTGATCACTTTCTGAGAGACGGGTACCAAGTCCGGTTGATACTGGGCGATCAACAGGCCCTTCTCGCCTGCGGCACCGACCAGGCCCTGCATCTCTTTCACGCTCTGGCGCTCTGCGAGCGACGCCCGACGGAAACGGGAGCTGCGATCCGACATTCCATGGCACGGGCGCTTGCAGAAGTGCATGAAGGCCCGACGATCCTGCTCTCACCCTGGACCGATCCTGCCCGAAATGAGGAAGTTCCATCGGTCGATTACATCGTCTCTCCCCAGTCACACAGAGAGCTCTTCGATGACGCTGGATCGAGCCTTTCGGCTTAG